GAAAAGGATGAGCAGATCCAGGCCCTGAACTTTGAGCTTGATAAATATAAGCGGTATATATTCGGCAAAAAGAATGAAAGACTGGCCAGTATCCACACGGATGCAAACCAGATTGATCTCTTTGAACTGGGAACCGACCAGACGCAGCAAGAAGAGCTATCACAGCAAGTCGCAGATGTTGTAAAGGAAAAAACTCCTGCCAAAAAACGTGAAAAGGGCACTGGGAGAATGATACTTCCTGAGAACCTGCGCCGTGAGATCATCATCATTGAACCTACCGAAGACGTTACCGGCTGCGCCATAATCGGAGAAGTGGTCACGGAGGTATTAGACCTTATTCCTGCTGAGTTTTATGTGAAGCGTTATATCCGTTACAAATATGCCCGTGCAAATGGTGAGGGCATCATAACCGCATCGCTTCCAGACCGTGTAATCGAAAAGGGCATCCCATCCGAAGCAGTCATCGCCCAAATGGTTGTTGATAAATATGTTTTTGGGCTTCCCCTTCACCGGCAGATAGACAAATACAGACGGTTAGGAGTAAATGTCCCTGCTTCCACTGCATCAGACTGGATCATGAAAGGTTGGCAGCACTTGGCTCCCTTATGGGAGCTTTTAAAACTGCTCGTTCTCAATCAAAAGTATTTACAAGCCGACGAAACACCTCTAAAAGTGCTTGATAGAGACCATAAAAATGGGATCCACCAGGGCTACATGTGGATATATAATGCTCCCTGTGACAAACTGACGCTGTTTGACTATCGTAAAGGCCGCGATCAAAGTGGGCCTAAGCAGATGCTGGAAGGGTACACTGGCATACTTCAGGTTGACGGGTACGCCGTTTACGAAAAGCTCTTTGGTAACCATCCAGATATCCTTCTGGTCTACTGCATGGCCCATGCCCGCCGAAAATTTGTTGACGCTCTTAAATACGATAAAGAAAGATCGACTTATGTGCTTGAACGTATGCAGGTACTCTACGCTCTCGAACAACAAATGCGGGATCAGCAACTGAATTGGGAGCAAAAAACAAAATTAAGGCAGGAAGAGTCAGTACCGGTTCTTTTGGAATTAAAGGAGTGGATGACACAACAGCTCCCCCTCGTAATCCCTAAAAGTCCACTCGGTCAGGCCATAGCCTACTCCTTACCACGCTGGGAAGGACTAAGCGCCTACGCACTTCACGGGCAAATTGAAATTGATAACAATCTCGCGGAGAACGTAATCAGGCCCCTTGCAATCGGTTATGCATAGTTAAAGATTATGTAAAGTAAGTGACTAATTACACCTTCCATTTTTAACAAACGGCAATTTTCTGTCACGTTACTTTACATAATAACGATGGTCAAAAACGTTTGAGCCAGTCCAAAAGGTTTTCATTCGACAACCAGACCGGCTGCTTTTCCGGTACAACTGATGTGTATGCTCTCTGGATGGCTTCCCGTTTGGCACGCGAATCGGCTCGTGCGTATACTTCCGTGGTTTGAACAGAAACATGACCGAGAATATCGCGTATGTACACCAGATTGACGCCTGCTTGTAGCAAGTGCATCGCTTTGCTGTGCCGCAGCGTGTGGCAGCTGATCTTTTCCGGTAAATGAGCCTGATCTGTTGTCTTTCTGGCCATATCAGCATATTTGAGCAGAATATGATTTACACCAGCCCGTGTAAGCTTTTCGGCTCGGCTATTGAAGAACAGTGGGTGTGCGTTATTATGGGCCTGGACCAGATCATGTTCTTTCAGATAAGGCTTTAATAACCTAGCCTGCTCCTCAAGCATTGGCACAATGCGAGTTTTGTTGCCTTTACCCTTAATCCGGATTGTACTCAGCTTGTCAAGCCTGAGACTAGACGGCGTCAGATCAATAATCTCCTGAACGCGTGCGCCCGTATCGTACATCAACGAAAGTAAAGCCAGATCACGTCTACCTCTAACAGTCCGGGTATCCGGTTGCTGTAAAAGTATTTTAATCGCATCAATTGTCAGGTAGTTCATTGGTACTGTCGCCTTGCGCTTCATCGGTATCGATAAGATCTTCTGACATTCGTAAAGATGTTCAGGATGCTGATACTGCATGTAGTGAAAAAAAGCATGGATAGCAGCCAATCTCGCATTCCTGGTCGCGTTACCATTTTTGCGTTCTACCTGTAGCCAGTCAAGAAAACCGATGACTGCCATTTGATTAATATTCTCTAGTGTTAATCTTGATACAGGGATACCTTGGACTTCCATGTAACTTATGAACAGGATGAAAGTATCCCGATAAGCGTTGATAGTGTTCTTACTTGCGCCGCGCTCGTGCGCCAAATACCCGGTCAAAAAACCTGTCAGGCATTTTGAGAAGTTAGTAGGTTTCATAGCCTGACGTGTTAGGGAAAACGTTTATACAGATCCTGTCAATATCCTTCAGCAACCCAGGGTACATGGCAGATACCAGCCTGACATAATGATTTGTCGATTCTACAGATTTGTGACCAAGGTAGGTTGAGAGTACCGGTAAGCAGCAGTAGATATCCGCTCCACGTTCGGCCATCATTGCCAGGGAATGGACACTAAATGAATGGCGCAATGCGTGTGGGGTTATACCGCGACCTTTTGGAATTCCGGCGGCCAATAACAAACGTGAAAACCAGCGTCCGAAACAATCACGTGATATCCTTTTTCCAGCCAGGGAGATGAAAAAGCGGTCCTTTTTTACCAGGCAAGCGGGCAACTCATTCCTGTAAAAGGCATATTGCCTAAGTACCGTTGCCAACGAATCTGAAAAAGGGATAACGCGCTGCTGTCCGTTCTTACTGTCGCGTACAAGGATGGTCTGGTCATCGAGGTTAACATCACCAACCGATAAAGCCAATGCTTCTCCGCCTCTGAGGCCTGTACAGTACAGTAACCTTAAAAGCGCAGGCATGGCAAACATGATTTGACGTAAACCCTTCTTGATGCGAAAATGATCTGCTGCTTCAAAAAGGTGCTCAAGCTCATCCTGTGAATAAATATGTGGTGTAAAATCCATTTTACATACAGGTAAACGCATCAGATAAGAGTGGATACCCTGTTCGTTAAGGAATGATGCCAGTTTATTGATGAGCAATGCGCGATGAAAATTATAGGATGACGACAGGTTGGTGCCGGTTTTCATCCATGCTTGCGAAAGCTCTGGCGTGATACCCAGCCGAGTTTCGCCACGGCTAACAGTAAAGCGGTCAAAAATTGCAAGTATGGATTCCTCTGTTTGCTGCTTAAAGCCTAATCGCCTTTTGTAATCCAGGTATTGATCCAGATACGGGGCATAAATGCCGGTGAAGTGACTATGCATAAAAACAACCTCCTTTCTGATTATAGAAGCCATCAGCCACAGCAGGTGCGTCAAGCATACACTGCTTCATGGATGTAAGGTCTATCCGTAAATAGTATTTTGTTGAACGGGAGTTTTCATGACCGAGCACTTCTGTAATAACCGGTAAAACGGTACTCTGCTCCAGAAGTAAACTGGCAAGGCTGTGACGAAGCGCATGAGGCCCATGGTGCCGATGCTCAATATTAACGCCTGAGAGGATAAATGCGCGGTTCACAAGACTCGTTATGCCAGGGGTATGCATCCGTCTAAAGGGAGATCCAGCTGACAGGAACACATACGGTTCATTAGAAATTGGCCTTCCGTATTTCAAGTACTCAATAATCGCTTCACCAACTTCAGCAAGTAAAGGAAGTTGGAGTTGCCGCTCGGTTTTGTACTGAAATATCGATATTATGCTCTGTTCCCAAAACAAATTCTCAAACTTCAACCCGGCAATATCAGATGCTCGCAGGCCCAGTCTGGCGGCAATTAATACGATCGCATAATCACGTTTACCACAGGGCCTGGCGCGGTCTATCTTGCTGATCATTCTTTGAATCTCATCGACGTTGAAAACAGACGGAAGCTTGGCCTGTTTTTGATAGTTGTCTTGTGGGACAGAAAGTGAGATATCTTTTTTTATCAATCCCTGTTCAAAGAGAAATTTTAAAAATGTTCTGATCGCTCTTAATGTCATATGAGCAACAGTGGAATACCGTATATCCAAGGTCCTCAGATAATCCATAATTACTAATTTATCCACCTTGTCGACGGAAGTGATGCCCTTATCTTTCAGATAGAGAAGAAACTTGCTCAGGTAATGTTCGCGCTCCCTTATTGTTGTTGACTTTAAACGCAGAGTAGCCAGGTGATCAGCAAATTGCTTAACCAGCTCGCCGATTGCGCCGTCCAGTTTGATCCGTTCCCGAGATCTCGCTATAGTACCAGTGTCATAAAATTCACATAGAACACTGACAGTTTTCACAAAATCCTTATCTCTTTTGGAAAGTGTAGCGTAATCGAGCTCACCAAACCGGTCAAGTAAGTATTGCCTGCCAATATCAGAGGTGAATTCGGATATGCTTTGGCCCCGTAGCTCACGCCACATTCGTCGCCAATAGATACGATACCAGTTGACCGTTTTATCAGTCCTTGACAATTTGGTTCTCAACACTTCGCCTGCGTCAAAGATGAGCTGGTCGAAAATTGTGCGTATTTTTCTCATAGCTTGTTGTTTTAGCGATTGCAACATCGCAATCACTAAAACAACGCATATTATTATGTAAAGCGCTTTCACTTTCTACGAAGCTTAAAAGCGACTTTAGCATACTTACTTTACATAATCGTAAACTATACATAACCGATTTTATGTAAAGCTTTACATAAGATTGGAAGAAAGGCATTTTTGTTCGCCGGTTCTCACCAGGCTGCTGAGATGACAGCAGCAATGTACTCATTTATGGCTATGTGCAAGAAAAACGGTGTAGACGAGCAGGAGTGGCTCAAAGATGTCTTCGAAAGGATCCAGTCACACAAACAAAAAAACCTCTACCAACTGCTTCCAAATAACTGGAGCAAATTCCGGAATAAGAACGCTTAGCCTACCTGAAAGAATGCCAAACTACACAATATGGGTTCGTCGGTTGGATACGATTAAAAAGCTCATTGATACCGAATTTAACGCGTTTGGGTATGAGTATGCTACTCACGAATTAAAAAAAGAGTATCGGATCAATAAGAAGAAAGTGTACCGGCTTATGCTTGCCAATGGCCTTTTATTGAACAAAATGATTCGACCTAGTGGAAAGCGTGAATTTGTTCAATTTCGTCGTATTGAGGCTAGTAAGCCACTTGAATACTTGTGCTGGGATATTAAATATGTCTGGGTTCATGGTGAACGTCGCAATTACTATTTGCTGTGTATTCTGGACGTTTATACCCGTAAAATTATCGACTGGATGTTCCAGGGCAGCATTCGGCAGCTTGATTTAATAAACTTGCTTCGCCGGGTTAACCATTTTTATCAGCTCCAAGGTGTAATATTACGAAATGATAACGGCAGCCAATTCATTGCCCACAAGGTTCGGAATTTTTTGAAAAATTCGGATGTAAAGCAGCAATTCACGCATGTTGCAACGCCAGAAGAGAACTCTTACATCGAGGCTTTTCACAGTATTTTAGAACGTGAAGTGATTGAGCGTAACCAATTTGCTAGCTATTATGAGGCCAAAGACACAATTCAGCGTTTCATCAAACATTACAATGAAAGCCGCCTGCATCGTTCAATCGGCTTCGTGACGCCCCAACAAAAATGGGACGAAGCGATGGTCTGTGACACAACCATTTTGGAAGAAGTGTCCAACTTATAAGGGGTCAAGACACGATTAGAAAATGGATTGCTATTATCTGGGCTTTGCGGAAGTAACTACAAAAGGTACAGGTGTTAAATTCATTGTTTCCAATATCTTGGAAGTCAAAAAATAGCCTGTCACGTAGACGGCTAAACCACTTTGCATAAATGAGACTCGAACTTAACATGAATTCTATCTGCTTTTCTCGGGACATCCGCCGGCGGTAAAAGTTTCCATGCCGTGAGCGCGAGCTTCACAGTCATTACTATATGTCTTTCTATTGCAGCCGCAAACCGGGTTGTAAACCGCATAGCACCCAGAATTGTCTCTTGTCTTCTCGACGCAATTCCGGTTTAGATCCTTTTCGCTACATCCTATTATGATTAATAGAAGTAGATGATACAATTTGAGATTCATATTCGAGGCTAATAATAGAAAATGACGATTTTGCTACGATCGACGGTTTATTACAGGATAATGAAATTGCAAAAAAGAGGCTATCATCCGAAACATATTTAAAAACCGTAAGTGGCAAATTATTGGAAATTTGCGATAGTGTCGAAACGATCAAAGAGTTGAAACGAATGGCCAACACAAGCTAATCTTTGACTCAAGTCAAAACTGGCTCATTAATCGGGGTAAGGACAATCACCGCGCTTTTTTTGGGAAAGCTTACACCCTCGCCAAGCCCTCGGTAGTCCAACCTCATAATAAAATATTGGGTACAATGCTGTTGATACAACTTCGTCTATCAATATCAGTCATTTGTCTAACCATTTTGAAAATTGGTCGAAAATACGTCCTGCGAATCAATTCATTCTTTTTTGTGAAATATCAATTCGCTATCATCGCTATAATATTTCGTAAAAAATATCTATCGGTTAAACATGAGCTATTTATGAGACAAAGGTTCTACATCTCGATGCTCGTAGCGGTACTATTATTAGGATTGCTATATGCATGTAAAAATCCGAGTGATCATTTATTGAATGGTTTGACAAACGTACCTGGCAATGGATTTGATCTAAACAACGTCAAAAATGATTACGCCAAGGCCATGACAATGGTGTCTGTATTAAAAGTTACAGGAAAAGACAAAAGGGACAAAACTAACAAACGCAAACTGCGATGGAACGAGGCGTACACTATTGAAACCCCAAACGGTCAGAAAATGATCGTGCCGTTCTCACTCGAAGAAGAAATCTTTATCCTTGGCCGAAATAGAATATATGACTCTTATGGTGCCAGTAGCTTCTTTATTGTCTCAAAGAATGGCACAGGTCACGACTTCGAAATTGCCACATACGTAGAAGATGAAGAAAAAAGTATGGCTGATCCTTCGGCGAAGTGGAGCGGGCAGGTTATTGTTGAAGACGAGCTTGGAAATTTTGTAAAAGCAGTCGGTATCGAAAACGGCGCAATTGTATCCGAAGGAAGTATACAGGGGCCGAATGGTCGTACATTAGGCTATGACTGCCGATTGGTCGAGTATTTCTCCTGTGCCTACATACCCGACATAGGGTACTATGCCCCATGTCAATATATGTATTCAACACTATTTTGCTATTATGTCATGCCTGCATCAATTGGTAACTCAAACGGTTATCTAACAGTTGTGGGAGGAATTCAGAGCTCCTCCGGGGGGGGAGCTTCAACGGACAATAATCCATATTATCCATTGCCCGATAGACTTTCAAACCTTGTTAGATTTAATAACCTGACCGCAAGCATGTTAGCGCAAATAAACGCACAATGGGACCTGATGTTCGAGAAAAGTTGCGCACTCAGGGCTTTGTATGTTGGCCTAACCTCACGGAACGCAAAGTTAGATATCAGGTACGATCCCAATCTCAGTCCTAGTCTTGCGGATGCCTTTTATGACCCAGTGGGCAACAAGATGTATTTTAAATCTCAAAGCTTTATGACCGAAGACATAGTGATGGAAGAGTTTTTTCATAAATTCCAAAATGCATATTATTCTGGCGGTACAACGCAATATACAACGAATGGGCACGTCAATATAGAATTCGAAGTGGCACTATTTCAAGATATAATGGCATATATTCACGGTTGGCCGGATATGCCGACAATTCCAACGGATGAATATTCTCTTTGGATTGATGAAATTACGCAAGGCGGGACCAAGTTCCCGACCACATTTGGGCCCATTTCTGCTGAATATTTTAACTATTTAGGTTTATATGATACTACACATCCTAATGTCGCGGGTACAACGTCACAGTCCTTGACACCGGGAGCGATGTTTGAAATTTTCAATAGTTCAAGTTGTCCAAAATGATAAGATTATGAAAAAGATACTGATTTTTATCATCTGTATGTTCGCAC
The genomic region above belongs to Dyadobacter pollutisoli and contains:
- a CDS encoding Kazal-type serine protease inhibitor domain-containing protein, encoding MNLKLYHLLLLIIIGCSEKDLNRNCVEKTRDNSGCYAVYNPVCGCNRKTYSNDCEARAHGMETFTAGGCPEKSR
- the tnpC gene encoding IS66 family transposase; this translates as MLYFRVMEDAATDYKLLYEQAIAAHKKSLELISEKDEQIQALNFELDKYKRYIFGKKNERLASIHTDANQIDLFELGTDQTQQEELSQQVADVVKEKTPAKKREKGTGRMILPENLRREIIIIEPTEDVTGCAIIGEVVTEVLDLIPAEFYVKRYIRYKYARANGEGIITASLPDRVIEKGIPSEAVIAQMVVDKYVFGLPLHRQIDKYRRLGVNVPASTASDWIMKGWQHLAPLWELLKLLVLNQKYLQADETPLKVLDRDHKNGIHQGYMWIYNAPCDKLTLFDYRKGRDQSGPKQMLEGYTGILQVDGYAVYEKLFGNHPDILLVYCMAHARRKFVDALKYDKERSTYVLERMQVLYALEQQMRDQQLNWEQKTKLRQEESVPVLLELKEWMTQQLPLVIPKSPLGQAIAYSLPRWEGLSAYALHGQIEIDNNLAENVIRPLAIGYA
- a CDS encoding IS3 family transposase, whose protein sequence is MPNYTIWVRRLDTIKKLIDTEFNAFGYEYATHELKKEYRINKKKVYRLMLANGLLLNKMIRPSGKREFVQFRRIEASKPLEYLCWDIKYVWVHGERRNYYLLCILDVYTRKIIDWMFQGSIRQLDLINLLRRVNHFYQLQGVILRNDNGSQFIAHKVRNFLKNSDVKQQFTHVATPEENSYIEAFHSILEREVIERNQFASYYEAKDTIQRFIKHYNESRLHRSIGFVTPQQKWDEAMVCDTTILEEVSNL
- a CDS encoding site-specific integrase — translated: MRKIRTIFDQLIFDAGEVLRTKLSRTDKTVNWYRIYWRRMWRELRGQSISEFTSDIGRQYLLDRFGELDYATLSKRDKDFVKTVSVLCEFYDTGTIARSRERIKLDGAIGELVKQFADHLATLRLKSTTIREREHYLSKFLLYLKDKGITSVDKVDKLVIMDYLRTLDIRYSTVAHMTLRAIRTFLKFLFEQGLIKKDISLSVPQDNYQKQAKLPSVFNVDEIQRMISKIDRARPCGKRDYAIVLIAARLGLRASDIAGLKFENLFWEQSIISIFQYKTERQLQLPLLAEVGEAIIEYLKYGRPISNEPYVFLSAGSPFRRMHTPGITSLVNRAFILSGVNIEHRHHGPHALRHSLASLLLEQSTVLPVITEVLGHENSRSTKYYLRIDLTSMKQCMLDAPAVADGFYNQKGGCFYA
- a CDS encoding transposase domain-containing protein; this encodes MCKKNGVDEQEWLKDVFERIQSHKQKNLYQLLPNNWSKFRNKNA
- a CDS encoding tyrosine-type recombinase/integrase yields the protein MHSHFTGIYAPYLDQYLDYKRRLGFKQQTEESILAIFDRFTVSRGETRLGITPELSQAWMKTGTNLSSSYNFHRALLINKLASFLNEQGIHSYLMRLPVCKMDFTPHIYSQDELEHLFEAADHFRIKKGLRQIMFAMPALLRLLYCTGLRGGEALALSVGDVNLDDQTILVRDSKNGQQRVIPFSDSLATVLRQYAFYRNELPACLVKKDRFFISLAGKRISRDCFGRWFSRLLLAAGIPKGRGITPHALRHSFSVHSLAMMAERGADIYCCLPVLSTYLGHKSVESTNHYVRLVSAMYPGLLKDIDRICINVFPNTSGYETY
- a CDS encoding site-specific integrase; the encoded protein is MKPTNFSKCLTGFLTGYLAHERGASKNTINAYRDTFILFISYMEVQGIPVSRLTLENINQMAVIGFLDWLQVERKNGNATRNARLAAIHAFFHYMQYQHPEHLYECQKILSIPMKRKATVPMNYLTIDAIKILLQQPDTRTVRGRRDLALLSLMYDTGARVQEIIDLTPSSLRLDKLSTIRIKGKGNKTRIVPMLEEQARLLKPYLKEHDLVQAHNNAHPLFFNSRAEKLTRAGVNHILLKYADMARKTTDQAHLPEKISCHTLRHSKAMHLLQAGVNLVYIRDILGHVSVQTTEVYARADSRAKREAIQRAYTSVVPEKQPVWLSNENLLDWLKRF